Genomic window (Thermovirga sp.):
GGGTTGATCGGCCGCCCTCGAATAAAGAGAACCCACGGACCACAGGAAGGTCGAAAAACCAAGGACGACGAACCCCAGACCGTAACCCTCGGCCGCGGAAGGGCCACTCGTGAAGGCCACTAGCATGATTATCCCGACGAAACCCGTCAGAAGCCCCACGATGGTCAGCCTTTCGGGCCGGTCATGGCGAAGAAAGACCCAGCGAATTATGGCTATCCAGAGTGGCACCGTGGCCACGACGACGGCTGCAATGTTGGAGGGCACCACCTGTTCCGACCAGGCGACCCCTCCCGTTCCGCCCAGTAGCATGAGGCACCCCACCATCCCCATGCCTTTCCACTGGCTCAAGGTTATCCTGGGCCTTAGCCGTACCCACTCCCAGGCGAACATGATGGCCCCCGCCGTGGTGAACCGGAGGCCTAGCATGATGAAGGGCGGAAGCGTCTCGATCGCGAATTTCATCCCCAGGTAGGTGGTACCCCAAAAGAAATAAACTGCTACCAGGGCCGCCAGTACCGGCGGCGTCATGCGATTGTCGTCCAAGGATCAACTCACCTTTTTCCTCTGTGTATGGCTTGCCTGAGCACTTTTGATTGTACCCTCTGAAGAGAATATCGCGGGAGAAAAGGCGATTCTTTACTGGTCCAACGGGTGGACCGGCAGCCACATCTCCACGAGAAGGCCTCCGCCGGGCGGAAGTTCGGCATGGATATCACCGCCGTGGGCGAGGGCCGCCTTGCGGGCAATGGCAAGACCAAGACCGGTCCCCCCCGTGTCACGGGATCGGGACGCCTCGGTCCTGTAAAAGGGTTTGAAGATCTCCTCCAGTTCGGCCTTCGGTACGCCGGGCCCCCTGTCGAGAACCAAGATGGAGACCCCGGGGCGGCCTTCCCTGTCACGGCGTTCCGCCCTTACGGTGACAGGAGTCCCTTCGGGGGCGTACCGGAACCCGTTGCGGACGATGTTCTCCACAGCCCTCCGAACCAATTCGCTGTAAATCCTCACCGGCCCCAGGTCGTCGGAGTAGATAAGTATCACATCGCGTTTCATGGCCCTTGCCTCGAAGTTAGCGTCCTCCGCGACGGAGTCGAGGATAGAGCCAAGGTCCGTTTTTTCGAAATCCATGTGCTCCATCTCCGCCTCAAGCCTCGACAGGGAGAGCAGGTCCCCTATCATGTCATTCAGGACCTCTGATTCACGTCCTATCCTGTCCAAGGACTCCTTCGCCACGGCCCCGGACTTCTTCCTCGCCAGTTCGAGCGCAACGCCGAGACGGGCGAGGGGGGTACGCAGCTCGTGGGAGATGTCCCTGATGAGGCGCCGCTGGGCTTCAAGCAGGGTCGTCAGGTGCTTCGTCATGGCCTCAAAACTACGGGCCAGCTCCCCTATCTCGTCGGAACGTTTTTTGACCCCGTCGTCCACCGGGGTATCCAGGCGGCCACCCGAGACGGACCGGGCGGTCCTGCTCAGCCGGACCAGGGGGTCCGAGAGGTACCTCGCGAGCAGGAAGCAAAACACGAGGGCGGTGGCAAGCAACCCCAGGAGGTGGATCGCCAGAGCCTTGGGGTTGCCCGTCAGGACCCTAGCTATGTAGGGTGATCTCCGGAAGGCACCCACCAGGATGTAGTCCTTGCCTGAGGAGGACGCCACTTTTCTGAAGACCGACGAGAACCCCCCCCTGGTCTGGAAGGTCGTCCCCTGGTCCAGGAGGTCCAGGGCATCCTTGCCGAGCCTGACCAGGAATTCCCCCGAGGGGGCGCCTTCGACCGGCACCGGCGTCCCCTGCCCGTCGAAGATGAATATCGCGAGACCCGTTTCGCTCCTGATCCTTTCTATTTCCTCCTTGAGGCGGGCGGGGGTTTCCGTCTCGTACAGCTCCAAAAGCCTTTTCCCGTTCCTGTCGAGGGCGTTCGACAGGGCTTCCTGCTGGCCGGTGAGGATTATGCCCTGCTGGGTCATGAAGACCGTCAGCAGGACGCTCACCAAGGCCATCAGCAACATGGCACCCAGGAACCAGAGGAATATCCTCAGGAAAAGCTTCCGTTCCCTCACGGCTTGAGATCCTCCGGCGGTAGGGCGAGAATATAGCCGAGGCCCCGGATGGTTTTGATGCGTTCGGAGCCGTCGGAGTAGGTACCGATCTTCCTGCGGAGGTTGCTGATATGGACGTCGAGGCTCCTGTCAAAGGGGGAGAAGGGCCTTTTCAGGACGCTTTTCACGAGGGACTCCCGCGACATGGCAGTGCCCGAGGACTGGGCGAGGATCTCCAGCAGGTCGAACTCCACGGTGGTCAGGTCTATACGGGTGTCGCCGGTGCTCACGTGCCTCGCGGCGGGGTCTATGACCATGTCGCCCACGCGGTAGGCCCCCGCCTGGGGAATCCGGGAACCATCAAGGCGACCCCGCCGCAGCACCGCCCTGATCCTGGCCACCAGTTCCCTGGGGTTGAAGGGCTTGGGCAGGTAATCATCGGCCCCAAGTTCGAGACCCACGATGCGGTCCACGTCGTCGCCCCGGGCGGTGAGCATCAAGACGGGGATGGCGGACTGCCTCCTGATCTCCTTCAGGACCTCCATCCCCGAAAGCCCGGGGAGCATCACGTCCAGGATCACCAGCGAGTACCGTTCCGCCAGGACCTTTGAGACGACCTTGCCGCCGTCGTGGA
Coding sequences:
- a CDS encoding EamA family transporter, coding for MTPPVLAALVAVYFFWGTTYLGMKFAIETLPPFIMLGLRFTTAGAIMFAWEWVRLRPRITLSQWKGMGMVGCLMLLGGTGGVAWSEQVVPSNIAAVVVATVPLWIAIIRWVFLRHDRPERLTIVGLLTGFVGIIMLVAFTSGPSAAEGYGLGFVVLGFSTFLWSVGSLYSRAADQPESPALAISMQMIVGGLLNLFLGILCNRGSMISLAEISMRSAMALGYLVVFGSIVGFSSYIWLLKKTDPALASSYAYVNPIVAIILGWLLAGERLNAGSLAATSVILLGVILIVRGTVRPAIRSS
- a CDS encoding HAMP domain-containing protein, coding for MRERKLFLRIFLWFLGAMLLMALVSVLLTVFMTQQGIILTGQQEALSNALDRNGKRLLELYETETPARLKEEIERIRSETGLAIFIFDGQGTPVPVEGAPSGEFLVRLGKDALDLLDQGTTFQTRGGFSSVFRKVASSSGKDYILVGAFRRSPYIARVLTGNPKALAIHLLGLLATALVFCFLLARYLSDPLVRLSRTARSVSGGRLDTPVDDGVKKRSDEIGELARSFEAMTKHLTTLLEAQRRLIRDISHELRTPLARLGVALELARKKSGAVAKESLDRIGRESEVLNDMIGDLLSLSRLEAEMEHMDFEKTDLGSILDSVAEDANFEARAMKRDVILIYSDDLGPVRIYSELVRRAVENIVRNGFRYAPEGTPVTVRAERRDREGRPGVSILVLDRGPGVPKAELEEIFKPFYRTEASRSRDTGGTGLGLAIARKAALAHGGDIHAELPPGGGLLVEMWLPVHPLDQ
- a CDS encoding response regulator transcription factor, with the protein product HDGGKVVSKVLAERYSLVILDVMLPGLSGMEVLKEIRRQSAIPVLMLTARGDDVDRIVGLELGADDYLPKPFNPRELVARIRAVLRRGRLDGSRIPQAGAYRVGDMVIDPAARHVSTGDTRIDLTTVEFDLLEILAQSSGTAMSRESLVKSVLKRPFSPFDRSLDVHISNLRRKIGTYSDGSERIKTIRGLGYILALPPEDLKP